One Nicotiana tomentosiformis chromosome 4, ASM39032v3, whole genome shotgun sequence genomic window carries:
- the LOC138909603 gene encoding uncharacterized protein has translation MAPKKRAIIGQEANATPGVAVDPLLDNAGKDSPPTITLPDLSTPEQTTPVPTPVEGATIPPADIPVPPPAPALSPSISDGDLRGAIQMLTQLVASQAQRSNVAPPSFSSQEDSSGFRVNRFLQLDPPVFTCTDLGADPQDFIDEMHKTLRVMRATEVEGVELASYRLKGVAYS, from the coding sequence atggcacctaagaagagagcgataattggccaagaagccaatgccacaccaggagtggctgttgatcccttacttgataatgcgggtAAGGATAGCCCACCTACTATCACACTACCTGATTTGTCTACTCCAGAACagactaccccagttcctacacccgtggagggtgccacaatccctcccgccgatatacctgttccacctccagccccagctctaAGTCccagtatttctgatggggatcttaggggagctattcagatgctgactcagttagtagcttctcaggcccagaggtcaaatgttgcacccccCTCATTTAGCTCGCAAGAGGATTCTTCTGGTTTTagggtaaacaggttccttcagttagaccctccagtgttcacatgTACTGATCTCggggcagaccctcaggatttcattgatgagatgcataagactctccgagttatgcgtgctactgaagtagagggagtagagttggcctcttatcgtctaaaaggggtggcatattcctag